The Deinococcus aquaticus genomic interval CTCTGCGTGCGGATGTCGAGGTTCCCGCGCGTGAGGGGCGTGGCGGTCACGGTGAGGTTGCCGCTGTCGGTGGTCAGGGTGGCGCGGCCCGTGACGGTGGGCAGCGTGAGGCGCACGTCGCCGCTCTCGGTACCCACGCCCAGCGTCTGGGTGCGCATGGCGCTCAGGTCGAGCGTCTGGTCGCCGCTGGCGGTGTTCACGCGCAGGGCGTCGGGGGCCGAGCCGGTCGCGGCGCGGACGGTGACCTCGCCGCTGCGGGTCACGACGCTGAGCGCCCCGGCAGGCCGGGCGGGCAGGTCGAGCGTCTGGTCGCCGCTGTCGCTGCGGAACGTCAGGGTGCGCAGGCGCAGCGGACCCAGGTCGGCGGTGACGTTCCCGCTGGTGGTGTCGCCCGCCAGGGTCAGCGGCAGGTCCCGCGTGAGGCGCAGGTCGGCCGTGTGCTGCACCTGTTCCGGGCCGGCCACGATCACGCCCCCCCGGTCCAGCGACTGAACGCGCAGGGACAGCGCGGCGTTCAGGGCGCGGCCCTGGCGGGTCACGTCGGCCTGCACGGGGTTGCGGGCGCGGTGGTGAACGAGGCCCTGCACAGCCAGGGGACTGCCCGCCGGCAGAGCCCCCAGCGTGAGG includes:
- a CDS encoding DUF4097 family beta strand repeat-containing protein translates to MTTVPPSRSLMPVLTRMAAGLLLAGGGALLAWQNVTLQPTPGMSVLDTPVSVPLDGPLPLDLARTAGLSFSGDRVDLTLGALPAGSPLAVQGLVHHRARNPVQADVTRQGRALNAALSLRVQSLDRGGVIVAGPEQVQHTADLRLTRDLPLTLAGDTTSGNVTADLGPLRLRTLTFRSDSGDQTLDLPARPAGALSVVTRSGEVTVRAATGSAPDALRVNTASGDQTLDLSAMRTQTLGVGTESGDVRLTLPTVTGRATLTTDSGNLTVTATPLTRGNLDIRTQSGDVTLRLPPALKVRVRFTDRDTLSWPRGAPAPLAPDLDVFVDAPRANFTLTPLEDTP